In the Aliarcobacter cryaerophilus genome, one interval contains:
- a CDS encoding tRNA1(Val) (adenine(37)-N6)-methyltransferase → MVLYQPQNGYCYNSDTHFLHSFICKSLEKYKNISGEVLDIGSGSGILGLLFSNKYRKTNLNQVEIQDIFQFFSIKNAKINKISSTMHKGSFLELDFDKKFDICISNPPFYHSDVIKSEKENIKIARYNDYMPLRDFIKKSSQVLKNDGKFFFCYDCKQLADIILYLKEFKFNLEALQFVHPNDSKDATLVMIYAKKNSKSLVKILNPLIVFDENNEFTKTVQNIYKEAQTHSIKVFCE, encoded by the coding sequence TTGGTATTATATCAACCTCAAAATGGTTATTGTTACAATAGTGATACACATTTTTTACATAGTTTTATTTGTAAATCTTTAGAAAAATATAAAAATATAAGTGGAGAAGTTCTCGATATTGGAAGTGGAAGTGGTATTTTAGGTCTTTTATTTTCTAATAAATACAGAAAAACAAATCTAAATCAAGTTGAAATTCAAGATATTTTTCAATTTTTTTCAATAAAAAATGCAAAAATAAATAAAATATCTTCAACAATGCACAAAGGCTCATTTTTGGAGCTTGATTTTGATAAAAAATTTGATATTTGTATATCAAATCCACCATTTTATCATAGTGATGTAATAAAAAGTGAAAAAGAGAATATTAAAATTGCAAGATACAATGATTATATGCCTTTAAGAGATTTTATAAAAAAATCTTCACAAGTTTTGAAAAATGATGGAAAATTTTTTTTCTGTTATGATTGTAAGCAGTTAGCGGATATTATTTTATATTTAAAAGAGTTTAAATTTAACCTTGAAGCTTTACAATTTGTACATCCAAATGATTCAAAAGATGCAACTTTGGTGATGATTTATGCTAAGAAAAATTCTAAATCTTTGGTGAAAATTTTAAATCCTTTGATTGTTTTTGATGAAAACAATGAGTTTACGAAAACTGTACAAAATATATATAAAGAGGCTCAAACACATAGTATAAAGGTTTTTTGTGAGTAA
- a CDS encoding 4Fe-4S binding protein produces the protein MSNVEAPLNTPVWVNESRCKACDRCVSVCPAGVLGMRQDIHSTLGSMATVIHPEACIGCNDCELSCPDFAIFVADKKEYKFSKLSDEAKQRQERIIKNNYKILDEDKKV, from the coding sequence ATGTCAAATGTTGAAGCTCCTTTAAATACACCTGTATGGGTAAATGAGAGTAGATGTAAAGCCTGTGATAGATGTGTATCTGTATGTCCAGCTGGAGTTCTTGGGATGAGACAAGATATTCACTCAACTTTAGGTTCTATGGCAACTGTTATTCATCCTGAAGCTTGTATTGGATGCAATGATTGTGAATTATCTTGCCCTGATTTTGCTATTTTTGTCGCTGATAAAAAAGAGTATAAATTTTCAAAATTAAGTGATGAAGCAAAGCAAAGACAAGAGAGAATTATAAAAAATAATTATAAAATATTAGATGAAGATAAAAAGGTTTGA
- a CDS encoding YkgJ family cysteine cluster protein yields the protein MSNLIKKNGYNFSFNPTACESCAGNCCIGESGYIWINIVEIEALSKYLGLTLDSFREKYLFKVGYKYSIKEVELADNSFACCFFDLEKRKCSIYDYRPTQCRTFPFWEYFKNNEKEVYKECPAIKNI from the coding sequence GTGAGTAATTTAATCAAAAAAAATGGATACAATTTCTCTTTTAATCCTACTGCTTGTGAAAGTTGTGCTGGAAATTGTTGCATAGGTGAAAGTGGATATATTTGGATAAATATTGTTGAAATTGAAGCTTTATCAAAATATTTAGGACTTACTTTAGATAGTTTTAGAGAAAAATATCTTTTTAAAGTAGGGTATAAATATAGCATAAAAGAGGTAGAATTAGCAGATAATAGTTTTGCTTGCTGTTTTTTTGATTTAGAAAAAAGAAAATGCTCTATTTATGATTATAGACCAACGCAGTGTAGGACTTTTCCATTTTGGGAATATTTTAAAAATAATGAAAAAGAGGTATATAAAGAGTGCCCAGCTATAAAAAATATTTAA